The DNA region TGCGTTTGGACGAGTGGGAGAATTTATCACTTGAGTTAAATTAACAGAATCACAGTAATTTTTAAACTCATTTGACACATCTGTCAACCAATTCCAGTTAAGATCTCCCAGAAGAATAATTTCTTTCTGATGTACAATGTCTGCAAGTGCAGTTGAGAGTGTGGACAAGGCTTCCTTAATAGCTGAAGGGGGTCTATAGCAACAGGCAACAGTTAGACTTGTATTTCCTAACTTTAAATCAATGGCCaacatttcaaaacacttaGGGACAGTCATGGACTTTATCAAAATGGCATTGAATCTACAATTCACATATATGACGACACCCCCTCCCTTACTCTTCCTATCTACACGAAATATATTATAACCATCAATGGCAATATTGTTATCGGAGACGGTCTTCTTTAACCACGTCTCCGATATGGCAATAACATCTGCTTTTGTAGACACCGCCCATATTCtgataaaatccattttaggcAGCAAGCTGCGAACATTCAAATGAACAACTTTCAACCCAGGTCGGCTTGAAAACTCCAACGGGACATACAAACATTCAGGACCGGGGCCTGGGTTTGATTGGACATTTCCTGCCATAAGTAGCATCAATAATATAAGACGACGTTGCCACACACATTTCGGTAATTCATTATCAGACAATAAACATTTCAACGAGTCAAAAGACTTCACATTAAAATGACAAaattgttacattacattacattacatgtggctgacgctttttaaccaaagcgacttacagtacaacatgataaaacatttaagcttttaagagcacttctaacaacaaattaaaaaccacaataagtgcatcagtgtgtgtaataagtgcatcaatgagtgcaatacATTACATTAGTATTGCAATACATTACAGTAGAGTTTTAAGGAGAGTCTGCAAACAGCAGGTGTGATGTTCCTATTCCGCTGGCGTACCGTGTACCGTGAGACGATGTGTGATGTCCTATTCCGCCGGCGTACCGTGAGACGATGTGTGATGGCCTATTCCGCTGGCGTACCGTGTGACAATGTGTGATGTTCCTATTCCGCTGGCGTACCGTGTGACGATGTGTGATGTTCCTATTTCGCTCGCGTACCGTGAGACGATGTGTGATGGCCTATTCCGCTCGCGTACCGTGAGACGATGTGTGATGTTCCTATTCCGCTCGCGCACCGTGAGACGATGTGTGATGTTCCTATTCCGCTGGCGTACCGTGTGACGATGTGCGAGGGAGGAGCTTGAGTTTGATGGGCGTCTTGGGCGCGATGAGGCCCTGGTTGTCCAGCTCCACGGGGACCTGCGTTTCCTCGCAGGTGGCCACGGTGAAGTTCTGCAGCATCTCGGCCACGACCAGCTTCATGCTGACGAGAGCGAAGCGCATCCCGATGCAGTTCCTGGGGCCGAGTCCGAACGGCATGAAGGTGTACGGGTCGATGCTCTCCTTGTTCTCCTTACTGAACCTGGCGAACAGAGACAACATGGCAAAATGGGCTCTCGTGTGACTTCAGAGGTTTATTGGGATACAATCAGGAAACCTGGGGTGCAATCTGTTGACCTGACAGGAACATGACAGGAAAACAAAGCTTTGAGACAGAGCTTTtcactggtcacacacacacacacacacacacacacacacacacacacacacactgagaacccAGAAATGTTACTCTGGGTATAGTAGTGCCTACtacctttctcacacacacgctgcacacacgctgcacacacacacacacacacacaccacacatcacacactcaggAAACCAGGGATGCGCTACATGAGTAGAGCGAAGGGAAAATCACAGGAGCTCCTGGGATGTAATGTGCTGTTGGAGCTCCTGGGATATAATGTGCTGTTGGAGCTCCTGGGATATAATGTGCTGTTGGAGCTCCTGGGATATAATGTGCTGTTGGAGCTCCTGGGATATAATGTGCTGTTGGAGCTCCTGGGATGTAATGTGCTGTTGGAGCTCCTGGGATATAATGTGCTGTTGGAGCTCCTGGGATATAATGTGCTGTTGGAGCTCCTGGTATATAATGTGCTGTTGGAGCTCCTGGTATATAATGTGCTGTTGGAGCTCCTGGGATGTAATGTGCTGTTGGAGCTCCTGGGATGTAATGTGCTGTTGGCTGTAATCAATACTCACATGCTGTAATCAAATGGAAGTGGTGTGATCTCCTGCTGCAGTGTATTCCCATTCTTTACACATGTAGTTACGGAATGTTACCTTTCCAGTTACTCTGATCACGCCCTATCTTTCCGGTTacactggtcacacacacacacacacacacacacactgagaactgATAAATGTTACTCTGGGTAGTAGtgcctatcacacacacacacatacactgatcaTAGGGAATGCCTCTGGGTAGTGGTGATTcctaccttacacacacacacacacacacacacacacacacacacacacacacacacacacacacacagatcataggGCATGCCTCTGGGTAGTGGTGCCTTCTacctttcacatacacacacacacacacacacacacacacacacacacacacacacacacacacacacacacacacacactgcccatagGGCATGCCTCTGGGTGCCTCCTACCTTTCCGGTTTGAAGCTCTCTGGGTCGCTCCAGACGTCCGTGTCTCTGTGGAGCGCGTAGACAGGCACCATGACGACCGTCCCCTTGGGGATGGTGACGCCGTTGATGTCGACGGTCTTCTTGCAGAGCCTCTCCACGCGTGGCACCACGGGGAAGATGCGCAGGGTCTCGTTCAGAACGCTGTCCAGATACTCCATCTGCATCACGCCCTCATAGCTCACTGGAGCctggtaaaaataaaaaaaacagaccagaccTGTGTTAACCCAAATCAACACGCAATACTTCaaacagaccagaccagacaaaATCAACACATACAATACAGACCAGACCAGCCCAAGTGTTAGATATCAGGTGTTACTACTAAAAACATTCCTTTAGAAATTAGGCTATGTGGTCAGTCACCTTGTTTGGGAAGACCTGCTTGCCACTTTGGCGCAGGTGTGGCACTCTGCTCAGATGCTGACTGCATTGCATTACATATAAGTATAATaaaagtatccatctatctatctatctatctatctatctatctgtctgtctatctgtactTTTCCAGTGACCTACAGGTCGCTGATCTACAGGTGTGGGTAAGTCACCTTGTCTGGGAAGACCTGGTCGACCTCCTGCTGCAGCCTCTCCAAGGCCTCGGGGTTGGTGGCCAGGTTGTAGAAGAGGAAGGAcagggtgctgctggtggtctcATAGCCGGCGAAGATGAAGATCATCGACTGGGACAGAATCTCGTGATCACTCAGccctgtgaggaggaggaggagggggacgcAGAGACATTGAAAACAAGTGAATAAGAAAgtaaaaagagaataataatctttctttttatcTGTTTTATATGCTGGTTTTAGCTTAATTTTATGCTACTTTTATcctttattatcatttttttgtgtgtgtgtgcgtgtctgtgtgtatgcattgtagcactttgagatcatttatttgatgtaaagcgcaatataaataaaatgtattattattattattattagatgtGGAAATTTGCCTTTGGCTTCACGGGttagttagaagacacaaatGGACACAACAAATACAGTTCAGTCAGGACAACTTTGTCTCTGTATAGCAttatactattattattatttttttttaattttttggggctttttatgcctttaatcggacaggacagtagagagtatgacaggaaacgagcaggagagagagtaggggtgggatccggaaaggaccacggggcgggaattgaacccgggtcgctggcgtgcggtgcaggtgccccagccagtcgcgccacggctggggccagcaTTATACTATTGCATGatgatcgatatcccactatgacgtctttgcgacacgcctctttaagcagacaggaactgttcgaatttttcttccatagagatgcattatgttgctctgtcttgtcagtaattaaggatctttggttgctCTGGGGACTATGGCCCTTGTAATGTAATTGGCATGTAAGTCGCTTTGCATTAAAAGTGTGTGCTGAATGCTAAATGTGCATGGATTGGCGCTCTGTGACCCCTGACCTTTATGTGGTGCTTCCTCTTGCTGTTTGCCCTCAGTCTCCGACCCCTGGGAATCCATCATCAGCTGGAGGAAGTCCACTCGACTCTGCAGAGGTGACCACACACAGAAATGGCACATCAGTCATGGAGACCAGCACCATCCATATAGTACCTGCCACTAAACACCACCCACCTGTTGAGTGCCACTAACTACCACCCATACATGTTGAATGCCActaaaccaccaccaccaccgctgtaGTTTGTTGCCTGTTGAGTGCCACTAAACCACCACCCATAAGTACCTGTTGAACGCCACTAAACCACCACCCATACCTGTTGAGTGCCACTAAACCACCACCCATACAGTACCTGTTGAGTGCCACTAAACCACCACCCACACCTGCTGAGTGCCACTAAACCACCACCTATAAGTACCTGTTGAGTGCCACTAAACCACCACCCATACCTGTTGAGTGCTGGCCTCTCTCTCGGCTTTGATCTTCCTCAGCGAGGTGTagaagaagtccatgacagcggcGGGCATCAAAGAGACGTTCATCTTCTCCAGAAGGGGAACGGTAAAAGGGAAGAACACTGCACAGAGATAGTGCAAGGGTTAGATCAGATGGTGTAGGAATTAGATGGTGTAAGAATTAGATCAGATGGTGTACGAGTTTAGGTGCGAGGGAGCTGGTTGGAGCAAGCCAAGCCTTCCAAAAACACACCTATATGAAAATATATGAGGCATTACACATACTAGACAGAAAACTATTAGCAGGAAAgagttttcttctctttctttttatttcagtcTTATGAGAGATACTGCAATATAAAcgaagacctacagtatgtgtagtttGAAGCAATGTGCATCATTGTTTGCAAACTAACCAAGGGCACCTTGAAAGGTGCTATAGAAATCTTTATTTCTATATCTAGAGAAAATATATAGGAAATATATAACTCTTATTACCGTCATTTGAGACATACATCTAACAAACTGTAAATACATGTAGATGATTAAATAAACATAAAGAGAATAATGTATCTGAGTAAGACCATAGCTCAAatcatactgtactgtgtggGAAAATGTCGTACTTATTAAGATAAGAAAGGggttgaaaatgttgaacttGAGCATTTTCTTGATGTTGGTGACAAAGGGGTCATTGGGGTTGTTGAGGGAGTCGATGTCCACACTGAAAGCAGTGCTGGTCACCACGTCCATGCTGTATGCACCCAAAAAcctgagatggacagagagagagagggagaaaggagagagagagagagagagagagaaagagggggagagagtgtgtgtgtgtgtgtgtgtgtgagagagagagagagagggagagaggagagagagagatagagagagaggggagagtgtgtgtgtgtgtgtgtgtaagagagagagagagagagagatagagagagaagggggagaaagtgtgtgtgtgagtgagagagagagagagagagagagagagagagagagagagagagagagtgtgtggataGAGTGATGGTGAGCTTAATACCCTCATCAAAGTGTTGCTGAATATCCTGTAAAGATTTAGGCTGTTCCTTCCACTTTCTGACCATATCCCTTGAAAGAccctttatactgtatattctgaAGCAGGGGAGTAAAAGtccaggttcagaaagtaagtcctgccacatatctgtgccaactaTTCACCTGAACCAGctcattctaattagcacaactcttcagccaggtagacaAAGGGACCGTTCCCAGGAAGTAAAGTAATGATGACacttaagtgcacaggtagaaccaatgattggacttttactttctgaagctggagttgtCCACCTCTGTTCTGAAGACATCATCATTACTGTACACATCATTACATCATTATTCTGAAGACATCATCATTACTTCACTTCCTGGGAACGGCCCCTTTGTTGCGAGTTTATAAAATGTTAACTGGTCCACCATTTTCCCCTCTCTCGTACTCAGTCCACTCTAACTTCAGGCCCAGCTGTCCTCCCCATCCATGTCCTCTCCACTCACTCTTTGAGATCCACTGGTCTGCCCTGGACGGCCTCCCGCCTCAGGTTCCTGACTAGCGTCTTGGAGTGCGTCTTCATGATG from Sardina pilchardus chromosome 1, fSarPil1.1, whole genome shotgun sequence includes:
- the LOC134075117 gene encoding cytochrome P450 3A27-like isoform X1, yielding MGYLSFFSTETWTLLFLFVSLLTLYGVWPYRFFKNLGIPGPKPLPFLGTLLEYRKGFTQFDMECFKKYGKLWGIFDGRQPILSVMDKTIIKTVMVKECYSLFTNRRNLRINGPLNDAVSVVEDDDWRRIRSVLSPSFTSGRLKEMFGIMKTHSKTLVRNLRREAVQGRPVDLKEFLGAYSMDVVTSTAFSVDIDSLNNPNDPFVTNIKKMLKFNIFNPFLILIMFFPFTVPLLEKMNVSLMPAAVMDFFYTSLRKIKAEREASTQQSRVDFLQLMMDSQGSETEGKQQEEAPHKGLSDHEILSQSMIFIFAGYETTSSTLSFLFYNLATNPEALERLQQEVDQVFPDKAPVSYEGVMQMEYLDSVLNETLRIFPVVPRVERLCKKTVDINGVTIPKGTVVMVPVYALHRDTDVWSDPESFKPERFSKENKESIDPYTFMPFGLGPRNCIGMRFALVSMKLVVAEMLQNFTVATCEETQVPVELDNQGLIAPKTPIKLKLLPRTSSHGTPAE
- the LOC134075117 gene encoding cytochrome P450 3A27-like isoform X2, which encodes MDKTIIKTVMVKECYSLFTNRRNLRINGPLNDAVSVVEDDDWRRIRSVLSPSFTSGRLKEMFGIMKTHSKTLVRNLRREAVQGRPVDLKEFLGAYSMDVVTSTAFSVDIDSLNNPNDPFVTNIKKMLKFNIFNPFLILIMFFPFTVPLLEKMNVSLMPAAVMDFFYTSLRKIKAEREASTQQSRVDFLQLMMDSQGSETEGKQQEEAPHKGLSDHEILSQSMIFIFAGYETTSSTLSFLFYNLATNPEALERLQQEVDQVFPDKAPVSYEGVMQMEYLDSVLNETLRIFPVVPRVERLCKKTVDINGVTIPKGTVVMVPVYALHRDTDVWSDPESFKPERFSKENKESIDPYTFMPFGLGPRNCIGMRFALVSMKLVVAEMLQNFTVATCEETQVPVELDNQGLIAPKTPIKLKLLPRTSSHGTPAE